In a single window of the Anaerocolumna cellulosilytica genome:
- a CDS encoding MarR family winged helix-turn-helix transcriptional regulator, which produces MKSNLRELFIRSERARKQLLSPVLSANGLTPGQGQAGILNTLLKEDRLNQKELSCRCHMDTTTMSRNIDNLEKLGLLRREVNPENRRSITICLTDKGREKALNVREMFTQFESILIKDISEEDIEVFKRILSKICENLEERLPQEGRCKIDQ; this is translated from the coding sequence ATGAAAAGTAATTTGAGAGAACTTTTTATCCGTTCAGAACGGGCAAGAAAACAGCTGCTTTCACCAGTGCTGTCGGCCAATGGGTTGACTCCCGGACAAGGACAGGCCGGAATCTTAAATACTCTTTTAAAAGAAGACCGATTAAACCAGAAAGAGCTTTCCTGCCGCTGTCATATGGATACTACCACTATGTCACGAAATATTGATAATCTGGAAAAACTGGGGTTGCTAAGACGGGAAGTGAACCCGGAAAACAGACGCTCCATAACGATTTGTCTGACGGACAAAGGCAGAGAAAAGGCTTTAAATGTTCGTGAGATGTTTACTCAGTTTGAAAGCATTTTAATAAAGGATATCTCTGAAGAAGATATAGAAGTCTTCAAACGCATACTTTCTAAAATATGTGAGAATCTTGAGGAAAGACTCCCCCAGGAGGGGCGTTGTAAAATAGACCAGTAG
- a CDS encoding ABC transporter ATP-binding protein — protein sequence MARMTSGAKPKNTKKTLQQLLRYLGKHKIALFFITIFVCISAASGIVGTYLLKEVVNKYIIPGDIPGLIKMIISMGIIYAAGVVACFFYNKLMVHTSQKVVSEIRSDLFEHTEQLPINYFDTHTHGELMSHFTNDVDTISEALNNSFTLLIQSFITSVGTVIMLLILSWQLSIIVIIFLLLMLMYIRYNGKMSKKYFTAQQKNLGAINGYVEEMVAGQKVEKIFNHEAQDYKKFCELNEKLREASTKANTYTAMTIPTIVSLSYINYAISACVGGLFALSGLTDIGTLASYLVYVRQSAMPMNQFTIQINFLMVALASAEKIFAMMEEEHEVDEGQITLKKVKREADGTLSESDTYTGEFAWNIPNGTDGSTYVPLRGEVHFHDVVFGYTKEHTILNGINLFAKPGQKIAFVGSTGAGKTTIINLINRFYEITEGQITYDGIDIRDIKKADLRRSISFIIQDTHLFTGTIADNIRYGRLQASDEDVVKAAKLANAHSFIKRLPNGYDTLLESDGANLSQGQRQLLAIARAAISQPPVLVMDEATSSIDTRTEKLIEKGMDTLMENRTVFVIAHRLSTVRNSKAILVLEQGKVMERGDHEELLTQEGLYYKLYTGQFELD from the coding sequence ATGGCAAGAATGACATCTGGTGCAAAACCGAAAAATACGAAAAAGACCTTGCAGCAATTACTTCGCTATTTAGGGAAGCATAAAATCGCCTTATTTTTTATTACCATATTTGTATGTATAAGCGCAGCGTCCGGTATTGTAGGAACATATCTTTTGAAAGAAGTAGTAAACAAATACATAATTCCCGGAGATATACCAGGACTTATAAAGATGATTATTAGTATGGGAATTATATATGCAGCAGGGGTTGTAGCATGTTTTTTCTATAATAAACTCATGGTTCATACTTCGCAAAAGGTGGTATCGGAGATTCGAAGTGATTTATTTGAACATACAGAACAGCTTCCTATAAATTACTTTGATACACATACCCATGGCGAATTAATGAGTCATTTTACAAATGATGTGGATACTATTTCAGAAGCGTTAAATAATAGTTTTACCCTGCTAATTCAAAGTTTTATAACTTCTGTGGGAACCGTTATAATGCTGCTTATTTTAAGCTGGCAGTTATCCATTATTGTAATAATATTTCTACTTCTCATGCTTATGTACATCCGGTACAACGGAAAAATGAGTAAAAAGTATTTTACAGCACAGCAAAAGAATCTTGGAGCTATTAATGGTTATGTTGAAGAGATGGTTGCTGGGCAGAAAGTGGAGAAAATTTTTAACCATGAAGCGCAAGATTATAAGAAGTTCTGTGAGTTGAATGAGAAGTTAAGAGAAGCTTCCACCAAAGCTAATACTTATACAGCGATGACAATACCAACCATTGTATCCTTATCCTATATTAATTATGCTATTTCTGCTTGTGTTGGAGGACTATTTGCCTTATCTGGCCTGACGGATATTGGTACATTGGCTTCTTATCTGGTGTATGTCAGACAAAGTGCAATGCCCATGAATCAGTTTACGATACAGATTAATTTCTTAATGGTAGCTTTAGCCAGTGCAGAGAAGATATTTGCAATGATGGAAGAAGAACATGAAGTTGACGAAGGTCAGATAACTTTAAAGAAAGTCAAGAGAGAAGCAGATGGTACTCTTTCAGAAAGTGATACTTACACAGGTGAATTCGCATGGAACATTCCGAATGGAACGGATGGCTCTACCTATGTTCCCTTAAGAGGAGAGGTACATTTTCATGATGTTGTATTTGGATACACAAAAGAGCATACTATCTTAAATGGCATTAATTTATTTGCAAAACCCGGTCAGAAGATTGCATTTGTAGGTTCCACTGGTGCAGGTAAAACTACGATTATCAATCTGATTAACCGTTTTTACGAAATAACAGAAGGTCAGATTACCTATGATGGAATTGACATTAGAGATATTAAGAAAGCCGACTTAAGACGTTCTATTTCCTTTATCATTCAGGATACACATTTGTTTACCGGAACCATAGCCGATAATATCCGTTACGGAAGACTTCAGGCAAGTGATGAAGACGTAGTGAAGGCTGCCAAACTAGCCAATGCCCACTCCTTTATTAAAAGGCTGCCAAATGGATATGATACTCTTTTAGAAAGTGACGGGGCTAACTTATCGCAGGGACAAAGACAGCTTTTAGCCATTGCAAGAGCAGCTATTTCTCAGCCTCCTGTACTTGTGATGGATGAAGCCACAAGTTCTATTGATACCCGAACGGAGAAATTAATTGAAAAGGGTATGGATACCTTAATGGAAAACCGTACAGTATTCGTTATCGCACATAGATTATCCACCGTCCGTAACTCCAAAGCAATTTTAGTTTTGGAACAGGGAAAAGTGATGGAGAGAGGAGATCACGAAGAACTGTTGACACAAGAGGGTCTATACTATAAACTTTACACAGGACAATTTGAACTGGATTAA
- a CDS encoding ABC transporter ATP-binding protein yields MKKFLAYARDYKKELILAISCIEAETLFELIIPIMMADIIDVGIVNGDKSYILLKGFQMVVCAIISLVLGNLCARFTAACGNGIGASIRAAEFQKMQTYSFSNTDKFSTPSLVTRLTSDVTTIQNSITNGLRPGFRSPVMLFVAIFLSFRINAALAVVFLIAAPVLGIVLFIIVKNVRPLYAKMQNAVDYVNRIIQENLTAIRVVKAYVREDHEIAKFEEVNQNLKKNSERAFSLAVLNMPAFQFVMYGTILSILWFGGKLVWVGDMKVGSLTSFLSYVLQVLNSLMMFSNVFLLFTRSLTSWKRILEVMEEEPAITDDRAINDDWATIEEGVITEEHGLGKDKAISNNLTKELRIKSGNISFEQVYFKYKDNAKEYVLSDISIEIKSGQTVGIIGPTGSAKSTLVQLIPRLYEATSGNISIDGHPIYEYTQKHLRDSIAMVLQKNILFSGTVKENLLWGKEDATMEEIERACHIACVDEFIDRLNKGYDTELGQGGVNVSGGQKQRLCIARAILKAPKILILDDSTSAVDTATEAKIKEGLAKELPGMTKIIVAQRITSIMDADQILILEDGKINAIGTHNSLLEENEIYQDIYYSQQQGGSL; encoded by the coding sequence ATGAAGAAATTTTTAGCCTATGCCAGAGACTATAAAAAAGAATTGATTCTGGCCATTAGTTGTATTGAAGCAGAAACACTATTTGAACTGATAATTCCTATCATGATGGCAGATATCATTGATGTAGGTATTGTTAATGGAGATAAATCTTATATTCTTTTAAAAGGGTTTCAAATGGTAGTCTGTGCAATCATCTCATTAGTTCTGGGAAATTTATGTGCAAGGTTTACCGCAGCTTGTGGTAATGGAATAGGGGCATCCATCCGGGCAGCAGAGTTTCAGAAAATGCAGACCTATTCATTTTCCAACACAGATAAATTTAGCACTCCATCGCTTGTTACACGACTAACCAGTGATGTAACAACCATTCAAAATTCTATAACGAATGGTTTGAGACCAGGCTTTCGCTCACCGGTAATGCTGTTTGTTGCGATTTTTTTATCCTTTCGAATCAATGCAGCTCTTGCAGTAGTTTTTTTAATTGCAGCACCGGTTCTTGGAATTGTTCTATTTATAATTGTAAAAAATGTCCGTCCTTTATATGCCAAGATGCAGAATGCCGTTGACTACGTCAATCGCATCATTCAAGAGAATCTGACAGCCATCAGAGTGGTAAAGGCCTACGTCAGAGAAGACCATGAAATAGCAAAATTTGAAGAAGTAAACCAAAATCTGAAAAAGAATTCCGAAAGGGCATTTTCTCTGGCGGTACTTAATATGCCTGCCTTTCAATTCGTTATGTACGGAACAATATTAAGTATTCTTTGGTTTGGCGGAAAACTTGTGTGGGTAGGAGATATGAAGGTGGGAAGCCTTACCAGTTTCTTAAGCTATGTTTTGCAGGTACTTAATTCCCTCATGATGTTTTCTAATGTATTTCTGCTATTTACGCGTTCGCTAACTTCTTGGAAGCGTATTCTAGAAGTCATGGAGGAAGAACCGGCTATTACCGACGACCGGGCTATCAATGATGACTGGGCCACCATAGAAGAAGGGGTCATTACAGAAGAACATGGTTTAGGTAAGGATAAGGCCATTTCTAATAATTTAACAAAAGAGCTTAGAATAAAAAGCGGAAACATTTCATTTGAACAAGTATACTTTAAATACAAAGATAATGCCAAGGAGTATGTATTATCTGATATATCCATTGAGATAAAGTCCGGGCAGACCGTTGGTATTATCGGGCCTACCGGTTCTGCCAAAAGTACTTTGGTTCAGTTAATTCCAAGACTTTATGAGGCAACCTCCGGCAATATATCTATAGACGGACATCCAATTTATGAATACACACAAAAGCATTTAAGAGATTCCATTGCAATGGTGCTCCAAAAAAACATACTTTTTTCCGGTACGGTGAAGGAAAATCTTTTATGGGGCAAAGAAGACGCCACTATGGAAGAAATCGAACGTGCCTGCCATATTGCTTGTGTTGATGAATTTATTGACCGGCTGAATAAAGGGTATGATACGGAACTTGGACAGGGAGGTGTCAATGTCTCCGGTGGGCAGAAGCAGCGACTATGTATTGCCAGAGCTATCCTAAAAGCACCCAAAATACTCATTCTTGATGATTCCACCAGTGCCGTAGACACAGCAACGGAAGCAAAGATTAAGGAGGGGTTGGCAAAGGAACTGCCGGGTATGACAAAAATAATTGTTGCACAGCGTATTACCTCAATTATGGATGCCGATCAGATATTGATATTAGAAGATGGAAAAATAAATGCGATTGGTACCCATAACTCCCTGCTAGAAGAAAATGAAATCTATCAAGATATCTATTATTCCCAACAGCAAGGAGGTAGCTTATAA
- a CDS encoding low molecular weight protein-tyrosine-phosphatase, with protein MIKVLFVCLGNICRSPMAEYVFRDMVEKRGLSDRIYTASAATSGEEVGNGVHAGTRKILSDLGIDSSKKRAVRLIREDYERYDYIIGMEMRNLASMERIFGGDKNKKIMRLLEMSPNPRDIADPWYTGDFDKTYKDIYEGCSLLLDYLCRKG; from the coding sequence ATGATAAAAGTTTTATTTGTCTGTCTGGGGAACATATGCCGTTCTCCTATGGCTGAATATGTATTCCGGGACATGGTAGAAAAAAGAGGTTTATCAGATAGAATTTATACGGCTTCAGCCGCCACCAGCGGAGAAGAAGTAGGAAACGGAGTACATGCCGGAACAAGAAAAATACTATCAGATTTAGGAATTGATTCCTCCAAAAAGAGAGCAGTAAGGCTTATAAGAGAGGACTATGAACGTTATGATTACATTATCGGAATGGAAATGAGAAACCTGGCCTCTATGGAGCGGATATTTGGAGGAGATAAGAATAAAAAAATCATGAGACTACTAGAGATGTCCCCTAATCCAAGGGATATTGCAGATCCCTGGTACACAGGCGATTTTGATAAAACCTATAAAGACATATATGAGGGCTGTTCTTTACTGCTTGATTACCTTTGCAGGAAAGGCTAA
- a CDS encoding ribonucleotide-diphosphate reductase subunit beta has product MIKKKIFNEGGIRGTEKLIEGNTTNLREWNRIKYTWAKTFYRTMLNNFWIPEEISLNEDIKQFPLLTNGERNAFDKIISFLNFLDSIQSENLPNLSRYVTAPEISSLLNIQAFQEEIHAQSYSYILDTVTNPITRDKIYDEWREDKQLLARNRYIANIYQEFNENPSTENFIRTVTANYILEGIYFYSGFSFFYTLARQGKMTATSTIFKYINRDEITHLVLFQNIIKELRGEKPEIFSPKLLDEIREMMRTGVEMEITWGQYVTNNEILGINNSLIEKYIKYLGNQRLKAIGLEVLYPEITENPMAWIDGFSSLNQTKTDFFEAKVTNYTKAAAYDFDDLE; this is encoded by the coding sequence ATGATTAAGAAGAAAATATTTAATGAAGGCGGAATTAGGGGTACGGAGAAACTGATTGAGGGAAATACTACAAATTTAAGGGAGTGGAACCGCATAAAGTATACCTGGGCAAAGACTTTTTACCGCACTATGCTGAATAATTTTTGGATTCCTGAGGAAATATCTTTAAATGAGGATATCAAACAATTTCCTCTTTTGACCAACGGAGAAAGGAATGCCTTTGATAAGATTATATCCTTCCTGAATTTTTTAGATTCGATTCAGAGTGAAAACCTGCCAAATTTATCTCGATATGTGACTGCTCCGGAGATATCCTCGCTCCTAAATATCCAGGCATTTCAGGAGGAAATTCATGCCCAGAGCTATTCTTATATTTTGGATACGGTAACAAACCCTATAACAAGAGATAAGATTTACGATGAATGGAGGGAGGATAAACAACTCCTTGCCAGAAATAGATATATAGCCAATATCTATCAGGAGTTTAATGAGAACCCATCCACAGAGAATTTTATACGGACAGTAACAGCCAATTATATTCTGGAAGGTATATATTTTTATTCCGGTTTCAGCTTTTTTTATACGCTGGCTAGGCAGGGAAAAATGACGGCTACCAGTACTATATTTAAATATATTAACCGGGATGAGATAACTCATCTGGTACTTTTTCAAAATATAATTAAGGAACTGCGTGGTGAAAAACCTGAGATATTTTCACCGAAGCTGTTGGATGAAATTCGGGAAATGATGCGGACAGGTGTAGAAATGGAGATAACCTGGGGACAATACGTTACCAACAATGAAATTTTGGGGATAAATAATTCCCTGATTGAAAAATATATTAAATATCTCGGAAATCAAAGGTTAAAGGCCATTGGACTTGAAGTGTTGTATCCTGAAATAACGGAAAATCCTATGGCATGGATTGATGGATTTTCAAGTCTTAATCAGACAAAGACCGATTTCTTTGAAGCCAAGGTTACGAATTATACCAAGGCGGCAGCGTATGACTTCGATGATTTGGAGTAA
- a CDS encoding ribonucleoside-diphosphate reductase subunit alpha — translation MDIMIRKRNGRREPLCVEKTKKMAAYACRGLAGCDPVELEMDSKLQFTDNMSTKEIQKILIQTAIEKMIQTTRDSFGNETKKTNIDWQYAAARLLMADLYKEAAINRGYDAFGYGDFYELVIKLTELNYYGFFLIEEYTVQEIKELGNYIKTERDFLFNYEGLKLLSDRYLIKGFEKEVYELPQERFMAIAMHLAIPEGEQKLEYAKKFYDILSELKMTVATPTLAAAGTPFHQLSSCFISTVGDNLWSIYDVNSKFASVSKHGGALGIYVGKVRALNSEIRGYKNTSGGVVPWIRLYNDTAVAVDQLGRRKGGASITLDVWHQDLYEFLDLKTNNGDDRRKAHDIFTSISIPDLFMKRLGERGQWSLFDPYEVHKQMGFYLEDCYDEEENGEFTRRYLACEANSVLNRTTVQALDIMKKVMKSAVETGTPFIFFRDTVNRTNPNKHAGMIYASNLCHEIAQNMSESSFVEEVIQNNEGNKEVITRVKAGDMVTCNLNSVNLGRVGKEELKDVIPLQIRMLDNVITLNQTPVVEARITSDKYRAIGLGTSGYHHYLVNHHIPWESEEHLKEADSLFEEIAYQAIKASCDIAKEKGAYPAFSGSQWESGAYFEARGYISERWRVLKEEVQKYGLRNGYLTAVAPTGSTSNIAGTTAGIDPIFRKFFIEEKKGSFTPKAAPDLTEENFWLYKEAHHINQLYSIKACGIRQRHIDQSQSFNLYITPEVKAKDILNLYVESWKNGVKTIYYVRNQSLEMDECTSCSS, via the coding sequence ATGGATATTATGATAAGAAAGCGTAATGGCAGGCGGGAACCATTATGTGTTGAGAAAACTAAGAAAATGGCAGCCTATGCCTGCCGGGGTTTAGCAGGATGTGACCCAGTTGAACTAGAGATGGATTCAAAGCTTCAGTTCACAGATAACATGAGTACCAAGGAAATTCAAAAAATTTTGATTCAGACGGCCATTGAGAAAATGATACAAACTACAAGAGATTCTTTTGGCAATGAAACCAAAAAAACCAATATAGACTGGCAGTATGCGGCAGCAAGGCTTCTCATGGCAGACTTGTATAAAGAAGCGGCAATAAACAGAGGCTATGACGCTTTCGGATATGGAGATTTTTATGAGCTGGTAATCAAATTGACAGAGTTAAACTACTACGGTTTCTTTCTTATAGAAGAATATACGGTGCAGGAAATCAAGGAGCTTGGCAATTATATAAAGACAGAAAGAGATTTTTTATTTAACTATGAAGGATTAAAGCTTCTGTCAGACAGGTATTTAATTAAAGGATTTGAGAAAGAGGTTTATGAACTGCCCCAAGAGCGTTTTATGGCTATTGCCATGCATCTGGCAATACCGGAAGGAGAACAGAAGTTAGAATATGCTAAAAAGTTTTATGATATCTTGAGTGAATTGAAAATGACAGTGGCAACACCCACACTGGCAGCGGCAGGAACACCTTTTCACCAGTTAAGCAGCTGTTTTATCTCTACCGTTGGGGACAACCTTTGGTCAATCTATGATGTGAACTCAAAGTTTGCCAGTGTTTCAAAGCATGGAGGAGCCCTTGGAATCTATGTAGGTAAGGTCAGGGCCTTAAATAGTGAAATCAGAGGCTATAAGAATACTTCCGGGGGAGTAGTGCCCTGGATACGACTTTACAATGATACGGCTGTGGCAGTGGACCAGTTAGGAAGAAGAAAAGGAGGAGCTTCCATAACACTGGATGTATGGCATCAGGATTTGTATGAATTCTTGGATTTAAAGACCAACAACGGGGATGACAGAAGAAAAGCCCATGATATTTTTACTTCTATAAGTATACCAGACTTATTTATGAAACGCTTGGGTGAGAGAGGGCAATGGTCTTTATTTGATCCTTACGAGGTACATAAGCAAATGGGATTTTACCTAGAGGATTGTTATGATGAGGAAGAGAATGGTGAATTTACCAGACGTTATCTTGCCTGCGAAGCCAACAGTGTTTTAAATCGGACAACGGTGCAGGCTCTTGATATTATGAAGAAGGTAATGAAATCCGCCGTAGAAACCGGAACACCTTTTATCTTTTTCAGGGATACGGTTAACCGGACAAATCCTAACAAACATGCTGGTATGATTTATGCCTCCAACCTGTGTCATGAGATTGCCCAGAATATGAGTGAGTCTTCCTTTGTGGAAGAAGTTATTCAAAATAATGAAGGGAATAAGGAGGTCATCACCAGAGTTAAGGCGGGTGATATGGTGACTTGTAATTTAAATTCTGTGAATCTTGGAAGAGTGGGCAAGGAAGAATTAAAGGATGTTATACCCTTACAGATAAGAATGCTTGACAACGTGATTACCTTAAACCAGACGCCTGTAGTAGAGGCAAGAATAACCAGTGATAAATACCGTGCAATTGGACTTGGAACCAGCGGTTACCATCATTATCTTGTAAACCACCATATTCCTTGGGAAAGTGAGGAACACTTAAAAGAAGCAGATTCTTTGTTTGAAGAAATTGCATATCAGGCGATAAAAGCCTCCTGTGATATTGCAAAGGAAAAGGGTGCGTATCCGGCTTTTTCCGGTTCCCAGTGGGAGAGCGGGGCGTATTTTGAAGCCAGAGGCTATATAAGTGAAAGGTGGCGCGTGCTAAAAGAAGAGGTTCAAAAGTATGGGCTTCGAAACGGGTATCTAACAGCAGTGGCACCAACTGGAAGCACCTCAAATATCGCCGGAACCACAGCGGGTATTGATCCCATTTTTCGCAAATTTTTTATAGAAGAGAAAAAGGGCAGCTTTACTCCAAAGGCTGCACCGGATTTGACAGAGGAGAACTTTTGGCTATACAAAGAGGCTCATCATATAAATCAGTTATACAGCATAAAGGCTTGCGGTATCAGACAGAGACATATCGACCAGTCTCAGTCTTTTAACTTGTATATTACACCTGAGGTAAAGGCAAAGGATATCCTGAATTTGTATGTAGAATCTTGGAAAAATGGTGTAAAAACTATATACTATGTACGAAACCAGTCCTTAGAGATGGATGAATGCACAAGCTGTTCCAGCTAA
- a CDS encoding CD3324 family protein encodes MKYIKAENILPESLVKQLQEYVNGDYIYVPRKEGEQRAWGEKSGTRAYLKERNQEIFNKYQEGETLQKLCEDYYLSEQSIRRILREEKKK; translated from the coding sequence ATGAAATATATAAAAGCAGAAAATATTTTACCGGAAAGTTTAGTAAAGCAGTTGCAGGAATATGTCAACGGAGATTATATATATGTACCTAGAAAAGAAGGAGAGCAGAGAGCCTGGGGAGAAAAAAGTGGAACCAGGGCGTATCTGAAAGAAAGAAATCAGGAGATATTCAATAAGTATCAAGAAGGAGAAACTTTGCAAAAGTTATGTGAAGATTACTATTTATCAGAGCAGAGTATACGGAGAATTCTAAGAGAAGAAAAGAAAAAATAA
- a CDS encoding InlB B-repeat-containing protein, with the protein MNLQKKVLLFISIWSMAAVFLFSHQTAGASTTPAPVKVTFDANGGDTIAETKELTVGGTYGKLPVPKRKNYTFKGWYTFKNNGTKVTDASTVKIKTSHTLYARWLGNEKTITLNAGGGKVSSNKVTVYFGSKYENLLPTPTRDNYTFDGWYTAAKAGDKIAKSDVFDESSKTKLYAHWKIKTLKINFITYNDDTYEKEVQVGKKYGKLPAPKKTGHVFGGWYTWDDYSNSDAEAVTASTVAKKAGELNLFARWYLKEEKSE; encoded by the coding sequence ATGAATTTACAAAAGAAAGTTTTGCTTTTCATAAGCATTTGGAGTATGGCAGCAGTATTTTTGTTTTCTCACCAGACAGCAGGGGCATCTACTACACCAGCACCGGTAAAGGTCACTTTTGATGCCAATGGCGGGGATACAATAGCTGAAACGAAAGAGTTGACAGTAGGGGGTACCTATGGTAAATTACCGGTTCCTAAGAGAAAAAATTACACCTTTAAAGGCTGGTACACCTTTAAGAACAATGGCACTAAGGTAACAGATGCCAGCACTGTAAAAATAAAGACTTCACACACGCTGTATGCCCGATGGTTAGGAAACGAAAAAACAATAACTTTAAACGCTGGCGGCGGTAAGGTATCCTCCAATAAAGTTACTGTTTATTTTGGAAGTAAGTATGAAAACCTTCTGCCAACGCCTACTAGGGACAACTATACCTTTGATGGATGGTACACAGCCGCAAAGGCAGGGGATAAAATAGCAAAAAGTGATGTCTTTGATGAAAGTTCAAAAACCAAGCTTTATGCTCATTGGAAGATTAAAACTCTTAAAATTAACTTTATAACGTATAATGACGATACCTATGAAAAGGAAGTACAAGTCGGTAAGAAATATGGTAAATTACCGGCACCAAAGAAAACAGGTCATGTTTTTGGCGGCTGGTATACTTGGGACGATTATTCAAACAGCGATGCAGAAGCAGTTACGGCATCAACTGTTGCCAAAAAAGCAGGTGAACTGAATCTATTTGCTCGTTGGTATTTAAAAGAAGAAAAGTCAGAATAG